In the Miscanthus floridulus cultivar M001 unplaced genomic scaffold, ASM1932011v1 os_1001_1_2, whole genome shotgun sequence genome, one interval contains:
- the LOC136533584 gene encoding F-box/FBD/LRR-repeat protein At3g26920-like — protein MPKRRRESCEEPSATAGNDNRLGSLPNDALLHVLSLLPSEDAVRTCVLARRWRHLWRFTAALRIARDDDKRWSVRWLHRFVTNFLRLRYSLSPLDVCDIFCCPFVSYRGGHAAQAFCFKVAEEWVRSIVSEYRARVLNVWIYTPENMLEPADAPLVSQHLTRVELGEVELPSGLLDLSGCPALEHLELISCRIQGERMLFPSVKHLRITHSSFGIIPRCSISAPSLVSLQLYDNRGFTPVLESMPSPAKAFVRFDDECCDKCPRNYYGDCGHGNCDGCYGNLYFEDDEDNQCVLLEGWSGTTNLELIALPELFVCRKDFKWRPIFRKLKTLSLNEWCVADDFSLLIYFLQHSPILEKITLQLSKMPEPVVKANGCCWPLRSSERNSVSSRWMKTDATDISTVS, from the exons ATGCCGAAGCGGAGACGCGAGAGCTGTGAGGAACCGTCGGCCACGGCGGGCAACGACAACCGCCTCGGTTCCCTCCCCAACGACGCCCTCCTTCACGTGTTGTCGCTGCTGCCCTCGGAGGACGCTGTGCGGACCTGCGTGCTGGCCCGGCGCTGGCGCCACCTCTGGCGGTTCACGGCCGCGCTGCGCATCGCCCGCGACGACGACAAACGGTGGAGCGTCCGGTGGCTGCACAGGTTCGTCACCAACTTCCTGCGCCTCCGCTACAGCCTCTCGCCGCTGGACGTGTGCGACATATTTTGCTGCCCGTTCGTGTCGTACCGGGGTGGCCACGCTGCGCAGGCGTTCTGCTTCAAGGTTGCGGAGGAATGGGTCCGCAGCATAGTGTCGGAGTACCGAGCTCGGGTGCTGAATGTTTGGATCTACACTCCCGAGAATATGCTGGAGCCTGCTGACGCGCCACTCGTCTCGCAGCACCTGACTAGGGTGGAACTAGGCGAGGTGGAATTGCCAAGCGGACTTCTAGATCTATCAGGCTGCCCTGCACTGGAGCATCTCGAGCTGATATCTTGCAGAATCCAGGGCGAGAGGATGTTGTTTCCATCAGTGAAACATCTTAGAATCACTCACTCCAGTTTCGGCATTATCCCCCGCTGTAGCATTTCGGCCCCAAGTCTTGTTTCCTTGCAGCTATATGACAATCGGGGCTTTACTCCTGTGCTTGAGAGCATGCCGTCACCAGCAAAAGCATTTGTCCGGTTTGATGACGAATGCTGTGATAAATGCCCTAGAAATTATTACGGGGATTGTGGTCATGGCAACTGTGATGGATGCTATGGGAATCTCTATTTTGAGGATGACGAAGACAATCAGTGTGTGCTTCTTGAGGGTTGGTCAGGCACAACGAATTTGGAGTTGATAGCTCTACCTGAACTG TTTGTCTGCAGAAAAGATTTTAAATGGCGCCCTATATTTAGAAAGTTGAAAACATTGTCGCTCAATGAGTGGTGtgttgctgatgacttcagttTGCTAATTTACTTTCTCCAACATTCACCAATTCTAGAGAAGATTACTCTTCAACTGTCCAAG ATGCCAGAACCTGTTGTTAAAGCAAACGGATGCTGTTGGCCCCTTCGATCTTCGGAacgg